A region of the Cannabis sativa cultivar Pink pepper isolate KNU-18-1 chromosome 3, ASM2916894v1, whole genome shotgun sequence genome:
GTCTATGtgacatagacctacgtgttgcgctcacacgtctatatacaataAGGTCTTAGAACGGTTCATCTCAGTTCTAGTTAttgagtccaacctgattatgccttaaaCGCATAACCCTAAATCTCAATATACTAGTATATTTaacatggcatagcatttacacattattaactactagtgtaataaccctaggccgtTAAACCGCTtatgttagggtaataacctaATTCCTGTTTctaattactcacatatatcattttcaatataagcgccaccgcGAATAACTCTACGTGCTAGCTACTGTCATACTTGATGTCCCGCAAAcgtggagattccaaatcctcGGGTGCTCCTGAAcaagtgccggtaatcctagtcacaaattttgGGATTTGCaagtatagggttaatccctaattccactttcacaaaatataagaaTGGCATTCAAATCAAAGATATTCACATAGAGCtcagaacgagctttccaatgatatatagAACTCCCAAAACAGAGTCCGGATCATAAAGTTATGAATATTCGAATATCGCGTTCGAATTTACCCAAACACAAGGGGGCGGGCCGCGGCACCCCCACATGGGGTCGTGACATCTGGGTTTGATTCTTAGGCCACAAACAAGAGGCGGGCCGCGGCGCCCAAGGAGTTGGGCCGCGGCTCCTGGgttccaaacccagaaaaccttAAAACCAGCTTCGAAAAACATGGCCAAATCACACTCAATTCAACCCAAACCATAATCAAAACTCAAAATCATACTCTATAATTATAACTCATCAACACAGAGAGTTAAAACACAAATTCatgcataaaatccaacaatatAAACTctcaaagttcatatttaaacaacatacaacgTAGGCTTCAAACTAAAGCGAAATTCAGCAAGAACCCAACTTCAAGAGCTTAAATACTTCGCCAAAATTCTCAGCTCACAATAACAGCAAAATTCACAGTTGTATAATCaattaaaaacataataaaatccCTAAAATCATCTCAAAACACTACATAAGCATCCTACATCAATTTTCTAACTCAATCAAGCATAAGGTATCAAGATTAAACCAATATCAACATACATGCATATCAAGAACATCTAAAGCTTAAAATCATAACATTCAACTTCAATTTCAGCAAtaacaatttaaaattaagGCTGTAAAAGCTACCTCAAACTTTCAACAAAATCAAGCTCCAACACCTTCTCAAATCCAAGCTTGAATCCAAGCAACTCTCAAGCAAAATCACAAATTTAGAGATAGgtttagagagaaagagaggggtCGGTTTGGGTAGagcaaaccaaaaaattaatccCTTATTTTGCAAATAATTCTATTTTACTACAAATGATACAAATAGGCCAAATTACTATAATGTCCCTAGGGCCATATAACATACATATGAGCATTCAAGGGAAATTATATCATTTCCACACACAAAAATATgctcaaataaatttcagattaatcatacataaataaaatgccattAAACTATCCAAAACTGTATTTCGGCCCTAACCCGGTTCAACCCAAAATAcccagttgtgactataccgcgccaacttgtcggaacacacctgaaaaagaaCTAAACAggcataatatataataatatagttcaatAGCACATCATAATAtaaatttctcaattttatcATTCTCGggttaaaattactaaaatgcctcTGACTCACCAACGAGGTCTTAAGTTCATGAACCGTAGAGGTCTGCCCCAACCCTCTACAGTTCTAAGCCACGACTCTCATGGCTCCTGTGGAGGAGGTACACCATCCTCCTTCACAGGGGTAGAGTGATCCGACACACGAGAACCAAAGTCTTCAAGCAACACCAAATTGCCACCATTTTTATCAAGAGAGCGCCTTTTTGCCAGTAATCTAAAACCCCAGCTCAGCCCAAACAAATCATTAGTTGACTGGCTAGTCACCTCGTCATCATGGTTTTGCCCGACAATGTCCCAAGGAAAGTCACGCACGACACCAGGATGTTGGCGCATCATTTTCACAAGTCTATAGCATGCAGACGTCAAGCCATCAACAAGCTTCCTTTTCTTGAAAGGGGTAGTTCTTTCATTTTTCTTAGAGACAGGTTGGGCGCCAATATCACCTCATAACTTACGAATTTCAGAGAGATCAAACTCACCAAAAATTTTAAGTTTCTGAATAAATGCCTcttgagcttaattttttttggctaaAGCTCTACTCTCATCATCAAGacagttattattattttttcccaAAGTTGAGCTAACGTTGGAGCCAACAGCATGGCCCCTCTAATTAGGCCCAACACAACCACAAACAGTTAAATGCTTCTGTCCACGACACCCACCAAAACTAAGTTTTGGATCACATCCCTCAGACCCACCAGAATTAGTCAAAAACACACCCGCCGGCCCAACTCTCCCAACCTTCAACATTAATGGACCTGACCCACCACCAACACAACCCGAAGCcctaggcccattaactaaagcAATACCATCTTCTTCCTCGGGCCCACCCAATTTAGAACGAACCTCCTCCTCAGGCCCCTCACCGGAGACACGACTACACCCTCCCAAATTCAAATTGTCACCATCCAAAGCAGGTACGTGAGCAATACCCTTTCCATGCACATCAAAACGTTTACTGGACACATTAACCGAAATGGCATCCCCAACCCTAGGTGTGGCTTCAAAAATTTTGGGGATCCAAATGGCCTTGTAGTGTTTCCCTCCCATTGCTCGAGGACCTCCAGTCACCATCTTTGGTCTTCTTGAAAACAGGCCTTTACCCGAAGTATCGCCTGCCTGACTGTGACCTAAGGATTTCTCACAAAGAGAAACAACCTTTGCTTGCACCTTGGTCGGAGAAGACAAGCGTAGAACCCGACAAGTAAGGCCATGGTCAACCTGTTTAGAATTCCCAGAGAAGCAATCCTTGTAAGTCGATGTCGAAACCAGCCAAGGGCCAAATAACGGAAAAGGAACACCATCTGTATTCATCACCAAGTCAGGAAAAGTCAAGGAACAACCCTTCCGTTGATGTCTTAACCGAccataataaaagtaaaataccCCAAGGTTCTCATATTTAAATTGTATCCATTTTTAGCACCAATCAAGGCATTGATGAAGCATCCTAAAAAGAGGCTTGTCAatatcaacatcaattaagACTCTAAACCAGTTCGACCAGCTGGTTGGGTTATCTTCATCCAACTCAAACCTTCACCACTGAACTAGCACGAGCACCAAGCTCCGTACCATTTGCAACCGAGAAAAACTCATGAGGAAGATGATGTAACTGAACCCAAAAGGGTATTACTCCACAACTAGCACCCGACAAACTTTGAACCCAATCCTGGAGAATCCAAGTTATATCCTTTTACACACCATGAGCCGTTATCTAAGACCCATCTCCTATCCTCCACATTCTCAAAACCAAACTTAATACAAGTGTGGGTATTGGATTCATCCAATAGTACAGTCACAGAAGCAGGTTTATGCCAAACTTAGGTCACAAGCTCTTTAACAACAGCTTCCCCCACAAACCTTGGAGCAACGACTTTCCCAAACAGACATAAGGAAGTTAATGCATGAACAGAAGAGGCACATGTGGCCAACTCTACAGTAGCTTCATTAAATGACAAGCATTTTCCCCTATTGTCAGCCTTAACAACCTCCATAAATGCACCCAAACATCCAACCCCACAACAAGACGAGAGAGAACCAAACAAGAAGAGATACAACCCAACCCCACCAACCAAGAAACTCAGGCGAAACTAGAAGAGAGACAAAACAAAAACACACACCCACCAGTAAGCACCCAAGGGGAACATGAACTAGGAGAAAGAACTCAGGACAAAAAACACTTAAAAAAATCCCAGACAAACAAGACACTGATACCAGAGACACCACAAAGCACGAAGAAAATGAACCAAGAAGGGACGAGATGGAGTAGATTTAGGCAAAATAAATCAGATGAGACAAGAAGAAACgacgaagaagaagagaaacgAAGAAGAGAGAGTGATAGATGACCATTCTCTCCTGGACATGTGAGTTGAGCTTGTTGTTCAACATGTGAGTTGAGCTTGTTGTCTTTTTCTGCTATGACTCTATGATAAGCTTCCAAAATGTTTGTCCCTATCTCGATAGACTTACCATTTTGTATTTTCATatataatacaaattaataatatggaattaaataatataattttactattatttggaattatatttttattttcgttctaaaaaatttaaattaatgcgTAAAGTGCCCATATTGCCTAActttatcaataatatatgtttttttttaaaaaaatatatatattaaattaattatttattctctTCCTCTCATCTTTAATTCtctaaaaaaaacatatataacattatttaaacaatgtatataataaaaattataaataatttaatgtaaaaaatatataatacataatatttaacaatttaagtaaattattttgaaacatAGAGTTTAGCAAGAATTATGTTAAAGGACACCATTACaaaatcatattattattagtgtaattaaatatcaaattttacatattttatttaataattattatatgaaaCCCCTAATCATTCACAAGACTATTAATAACGTATCATTAGTGGCTAATAACAATGCTAGTAGAGCTCCACTATTGCGAGAGCTCTAAGCTATTGAATTATAATATCAATCACACTACTGAAGAAATTCACAAAAGCTATACAGTCTCTTCACAAAAATACTTTCCCTGAGTTTAGCATAAtgtttcaattattttcttcatttagACCAACAAGTAATCGAATATGTACTATAGTAAAtttgtataattatatatagggCAGAACTAGTTTTTTCTGCTCTTTTCGaacaaaatttacaaaaaagatTCGTGGGGCCATTTAGTCATTCACTTCTTAAAAACTATCATCATCATCCCCAAGTATAGAAAGGGAAAATGGGGCAATAACCACGTTAAAGGATTGTGAGCCTGTCTTATCAATGTGTTTCATCTCGAAATCACCTTCCTACattaaaataactcaaacaaatttatttttcattgaaaagaattaatgaaaaataattagaaagcATCAAATTATCAAGGACATCatctttgtaaaaaaaataggaataaagtaaaataaatattaattagataTACAACCATTTATTGTACTATTATGTTATTACTTGATTTGTACCATTTTTTATAGTAAACCACTCTACTATGTTCTATAGTCTAAGCCCTTACTTTTACGTGAaatctcaaaatcaaattaaaatgtATTCAATAGTTTTGTGCTCATATAATCAGGGCCAATTTAATCAACTTCATCTCTAAAAACATGAcacaatctattttttttaacttcacCATGTTCTTTCATACAGCTATTATATAAGCAATAGATCTTTCAAGATTGTACTATGCTAAGCAGACAAGAAACTGAAACATTAAATTATGACTTCAGATGGCTCCTTGGGAAAAAtttgtaataaaaatataattaataatcatCTTACCATTCTGCCATTGGCAGTGCATAATGGGCAAGCAGATGAGTATTCAAAACTGGTTTGAGGAAGTATAACTGGCTGCTCACCAATAACACCAGTCCCCCTGCAATTAGCCAGATAACAATTTCACTGGGTGTAGAGAATTTGATACCTGGAAACTAGAAGCTGAAAAATACACGACATTAATAGCAGATGGCATGAAAAAAGGAAGAAATAACTCACCAGACATTCTCAGTTTTTCCATGGGCATCAGTTATGATCCAATGTCTTCTAAGAAGTTGGACAGGGCATTCTGAGTTATTGGTTATTCGTATTCTGTATGCAAAGAAATAGCGACCCTTTGAAGGTTGACTCCGGCCCTCAATATACACACTCCTCACTTGAACCCTGATTCCCTGAAAAATCATAGGtttcaaatttaatattaacCATTGATGAAATAATCTGATTACTTATATTAGAAGATTATCAAGTCTAATTATAGGAGTCATTCATTAGAAAACAAACATCACTTTGACTTGCTCCAACATCCAAaagcataaatatatatatcttcttgaaaaatatttgacaaactaagaaaaattcaaattttgaaactaaaatccaaaaataatgtttatatttttttggaaaaatgaCTGAAATACTAATAAAAATCTAATGAATGGTAGAAGCATTAGTCTGAAACAGTACCAAGGTTGTTGCATCACTTGAACATTTCAAAAGAGAGTGGGGTGCAATTTCTTTCAGCTCGTCACGATAATTAGCTGCATCCTGAGAACAAGTTTGAAATGTCAGAAATTTCTATgcactatgcagtacaataatTTCTGAACTCAATAAAGCAGTATGCCAAAACTAACAAGAAAAATGAAGGACTGAATAGTTGAGCATGACCAACAGTCAAGAGGAGAAGACAAAttagttaagaaaaaaaaaaccaagcaAACAATAAAGGGCATCATCTCACAACTGTTTTGGATCCTCACCAACAGCAAAACAACTTAGCAACAATCTCTATCCTTCTAATTCTCCTCAAGCCTCTCCGAAATTTTTCATCAACACTGCATAGATGCAAAAACACAAGCACCAAAGCATGTTTTACTGGCAGTGAAACATTGTCTTTAATGTATTGGTTTAGTAGTAACAGTGCACGCAGTCAGACTCATAGAAACTTAACATATCAGGTCCAAGCCTTTCGAATGGCCATAATTGAAAGTTACAAAGCATCCTAGCTTTTCCCCATTTTACTCTAAATTATTCGTCTTTTCCCACAATGATTGTTTTATGGCAAGAAACTTTAAGGTTTTTACATCTTTTAAGCTTCTTGATTCCCCTTAATCCCAGAATTGGTACCTAAAAACTGGGTTTTGAAAACGCTAAGATATCCCTATTATTATTAGCATAACATTTTCGCTcataagaagaaagggaaatgAGAGTAATGGCACAAtcaacaatataaaaattactatTCTGATTCAAAATAAACCAAATCAATAAGTAGAAACCAACAATTTGATTCCTACAAGGAGAAGCTTTTCAAAACAAGAAGGCGCTTTACCTCGAACCTTTCATCTACAACTGCTTCCTTAATCAACCTTCTTAGTCGCAAAACCGGCTCCTCTTCTTCGAATAACTTCAACGAGTCACGAATCCTCGCAGCCTCTTCATAATCCTATAACTCACAATATATAGTGAATTATTTATATTGCTCTCTGAATGTCTGATTGGCGCCGATTAAATGCTAATAAAAAGAGAAGAAACCCGAAAACTGACCTCAGATTTTGCAGCAACTTCCATTTTCTGCTTCAACAGAGCATAAGTTTGGCTTCTAGAAAGAAACGAGCTAGAATCAGTACTCGAATTCGAGCTCGAGCTCGAACTTTGACTTCTTCCTCCGCCATTAGCATCCCTCTCTGAAGAACTCGCCGAAATCCTACAACTCCTCCAATTCGAATCTCCGCTTCCGTAAACAAACCTTCTCGTTCTGAAATCCAATCCCGAGACACCATATCTGCCTCGACCCGACGGCATACACCTCGCCGCAGTCACCTTACCGTTGAAATCAGCAAAAACTTTAAGACTCAGAGAATGCATTCTTCTTCCTGTCAAAACTTTCCCTCACTCTCCTCTCTTCTTTCCTTCCGGGTTCGAAATTTTCCCGGAAAAGCGTATATTGATCGAACAAAGAAGGGGCTCGATTTGAATCGAGAGCATTAGGGAGTTTCAAGGTCTGTGGCTATGGCTTCCGGTGAAGGGTTAGCTCTTTATTCGCACGTGTTTAATTAAGGGTACATATAACGAATATTTTGTGGTTTTACTTTTATCGTCATCCATTTAGAAGTTGAAATTACCAAATTAGGCGTTGGGATTGTGGAGTTGTGGAAAGGAATTAGAGGGTATTTTCGGTATTGAACATAGAATCTTTTGTTCATGATTCCTTCTgctaatataatacaataactTATATTCTGTCAACACGATCCATAATCAGAGGCTAGAACGAATCGCTGGTTTAGAAAGAGACACGTGTCGATTTCAGGCTGGTCTAAGTAGATTTGGGCCTTAAATGGGCTTCGTAAGTGGGCTCCCTTCCAATCAACTTGTACCTATCATCGAAATTCGAAAGAAACAGTAGTACTTTTAAGAGAACTCATATTATTGTGGTTTTCCTAAAAAAATAGCTTTTTTAGGATAATTCgtaaaaatatgtttattattaccATATTCATATATTTGGATAAAGGATAGCACCAAGATggcatttttacaatttttttcatCCATTCTAAgtattttgttagaattttaataaatttaacttATTTGATAGATTTGTACATGTGAGAAATATgactttttagtaattttttttttttataaaaatttgattaaaaaCTACAAGAGTAATATGCTTTTACATTATACTACGATGTTACGTACCGAGTAGTTAGTTTTATTTGaggtttttttttagattttgataactaaaataatacagtatttgaacaatttgtattataaaaataaactatgAGTCAATATATTTGATAAGTAAAAATAGTTGTATCTATAAATTTATGATATATACATtgttatcaataataaaaagtacgttaatctcaatatatacatacTTATATAGTAGTTATGcttaatgtgaaaaaaaaaatttatgataAATCATAACAAAGCAGAGTGAAACTTTATCTTAATCTTCCATCGATTCAACAATTTGAATAAGAATTGATTGTACTTTAGACTCATTGTCTGTTTTGGACAAGTTTATACCTTGATTCTAACTAAACAatgaagattaaaaaaaaaaatggaataaaaaaggctgaaataaataaatcaatgaAATCATAACAAAGTATATAGAACAAATACTTTGGATGTTCATATAAAATTACTATTATTTCAGACCCACAAAGGCAAAAGAATAGATAATAAAATGAATATGTAAGAAACTAAatctgataaaaaaaaaaaaaaatacctgttTGTTGGAACTGTAatatgattttagagatttatACTCTCATTTCTTCCAAACACAACCTTGATTTTATTGttcattgtttattttttttcaataaacatACGTGCAATTAgagtatataaatattaattatgagaTCGATTTAGGTTGAATATATAAGAGGAAATGTCATAAATCAGTctcataattaacattgaattCCTATGTTGTCATAaatctttattttaattgtttattaCAAGAGTTTTAGATTCTTATTGAACAATggatttatgaaaaaaaaattctgaaattgaaaaataagtatGTAAAGGTTACTCTTACTGAAAATTTTCTGCATAATGTCCTATATGTTCACCTAACACCTGAATTAATTCTGCATAATGTCTTATATGTTCCCAACTTCAAGATTAATCTTTTTTCTGCCACTGCCTACATTGATTGCACAACTAACTTTGTTTTATTCAAACCTGAGATGTGCATCATATAGGAACATTCTCAGAATCAGGTGATTGGGACATCTAAGCGTTGTGGTAAGCTCTATTTGTTGCACTAAAACACTATTGCTATGGCAAATTCGAGTCAATCTTCCccttttatttttcagaataaTGTAGATCAATAGCATAATCGCATTggtcacccctcaatgtatatTTCAAacatattcaataaaaagaTTGACCCTTCTTTTACTATTTTATCTAAACATCACTGCTCCATTTGCCAATCAGCAAAGCAAAAACGACTCTCATTTCCCTCTAACAACTTTGCACAAAACATTTCCGATTTACTACACATAGATATTTGGGGACCTTTCCACATAATTAGTGTTGAAAACTACAAATATTTTCTCACAATCGTTGATGATAAATCAAGGTTTACATGGACACACATGCTAAAAACAAAAGCTGAAGCTCAAACTATGTTCATAAACTTTTTTAACAGAATTTGCACCTAATTTTCTACAACAATTAAAGCTGTTCGTTCGGACAATGCTAAGAAATTAATATGAGTTCTTTCTTTGCCTCTAAAGGTATTAATCACTACTACTCATG
Encoded here:
- the LOC133035776 gene encoding uncharacterized protein LOC133035776, with product MNTDGVPFPLFGPWLVSTSTYKDCFSGNSKQVDHGLTCRVLRLSSPTKVQAKVVSLCEKSLGHSQAGDTSGKGLFSRRPKMVTGGPRAMGGKHYKAIWIPKIFEATPRVGDAISVNVSSKRFDVHGKGIAHVPALDGDNLNLGGCSRVSGEGPEEEVRSKLGGPEEEDGIALVNGPRASGCVGGGSGPLMLKVGRVGPAGVFLTNSGGSEGCDPKLSFGGCRGQKHLTVCGCVGPN
- the LOC115711438 gene encoding uncharacterized protein LOC115711438 produces the protein MHSLSLKVFADFNGKVTAARCMPSGRGRYGVSGLDFRTRRFVYGSGDSNWRSCRISASSSERDANGGGRSQSSSSSSNSSTDSSSFLSRSQTYALLKQKMEVAAKSEDYEEAARIRDSLKLFEEEEPVLRLRRLIKEAVVDERFEDAANYRDELKEIAPHSLLKCSSDATTLGIRVQVRSVYIEGRSQPSKGRYFFAYRIRITNNSECPVQLLRRHWIITDAHGKTENVWGTGVIGEQPVILPQTSFEYSSACPLCTANGRMEGDFEMKHIDKTGSQSFNVVIAPFSLSILGDDDDSF